One window from the genome of Choloepus didactylus isolate mChoDid1 chromosome 2, mChoDid1.pri, whole genome shotgun sequence encodes:
- the PACC1 gene encoding proton-activated chloride channel isoform X2, whose protein sequence is MAVAVFLVYQTITDFREKLKHPVMSVSYKEVDRYDAPGIALYPGQAQLLSCKHYYEVIPPLRNPGQPGDLSCTTQKINYMDPFSNQTMKSALVVQGPREVKKRELVFLQFRLNKSSEDFSAIDYLLFSSFQEFLQSPDRVGFMQACESAYSSWKFSGGFRTWVKMSLVKTKEEDGREAVEFRQETSVVNYIDQRPAAEKSAHLFFVVFEWKDPFIQKVQDIITANPWNTIALLCGAFLALFKAAEFAKLSVKWMIKIRKRYHKRRGQATNHIS, encoded by the exons ATGGCCGTGGCCGTCTTCCTGGTCTACCAGACTATTACGGACTTTCGTGAGAAACTCAAGCATCCTGTCATGTCTGTGTCTTACAAGGAGGTGGATCGCTACGATGCCCCAG GTATTGCCCTGTACCCCGGCCAGGCCCAGTTGCTCAGCTGTAAGCACTATTACGAGGTCATTCCACCTCTGAGGAACCCCGGCCAGCCAGGAGACCTCAGCTGTACCACCCAGAAGATCAACTACATGGACCCCTTCTCCAATCAAACCATG AAATCCGCCCTGGTCGTCCAGGGACCCCGGGAAGTGAAGAAGCGGGAGCTGGTCTTCCTCCAGTTCCGCCTGAACAAGAGTAGCGAGGACTTCAGTGCCATCGATTacctcctcttttcttctttccaggAGTTCCTGCAGAG CCCAGACAGGGTAGGCTTCATGCAGGCCTGTGAAAGTGCCTATTCCAGCTGGAAGTTCTCTGGGGGCTTCCGCACCTGGGTCAAGATGTCACTAGTGAAGACCAAGGAAGAGGATGGACGGGAAGCGGTGGAGTTCCGGCAGGAG ACAAGTGTGGTTAACTACATTGATCAGAGGCCAGCTGCCGAGAAAAGTGCTCAtttgttttttgtggtttttGAATGGAAAGATCCTTTCATCCAGAAAGTTCAAGAT ataatCACGGCCAATCCTTGGAACACGATCGCTCTTCTCTGTGGGGCTTTCTTGGCACTATTTAAAGCAGCAGAGTTTGCCAAACTGAGTGTGAAATGGATGATCAAAATTAGGAAGAGATACCATAAAAGAAGAGGTCAGGCAACGAACCACATAAGCTGA